The following coding sequences lie in one Miscanthus floridulus cultivar M001 chromosome 9, ASM1932011v1, whole genome shotgun sequence genomic window:
- the LOC136482346 gene encoding probable cinnamyl alcohol dehydrogenase, whose translation MGSLASERKVVGWAAREATGHLSPYTYTLRSTGPEDVVVKVLYCGICHTDIHQAKNHLGASKYPMVPGHEVVGEVVEVGPEVTKYGVGDVIGVGVIVGCCRECSPCKANVEQYCNKKIWSYNDVYTDGRPTQGGFASTMVVDQKFVVKIPAGLAPEQAAPLLCAGVTVYSPLKAFGLTTPGLRGGILGLGGVGHMGVKVAKAMGHHVTVISSSSKKRAEAMDHLGADAYLVSSDAAAMAAAADSLDYIIDTVPVHHPLEPYLALLKLDGKHVLLGVIAEPLSFVSPMVMLGRKAITGSFIGSIDETAEVLQFCVDKGLTSQIEVVKMGYVNEALERLERNDVRYRFVVDVAGSNVEEAAANAPSN comes from the exons ATGGGGAGCCTGGCGTCCGAGAGGAAGGTGGTCGGGTGGGCCGCCAGGGAGGCCACCGGACACCTCTCCCCCTACACCTACACCCTCAG gagCACAGGCCCTGAAGATGTGGTGGTGAAGGTGCTTTACTGTGGGATCTGCCACACGGACATCCACCAGGCCAAGAACCACCTCGGGGCTTCGAAGTACCCCATGGTCCCTGG GCACGAGGTGGTCGGTGAGGTGGTGGAGGTCGGGCCCGAGGTGACCAAGTACGGCGTCGGCGACGTGATAGGCGTCGGGGTGATCGTCGGGTGCTGCCGCGAGTGCAGCCCCTGCAAGGCCAACGTTGAGCAGTACTGCAACAAGAAGATCTGGTCCTACAACGACGTTTACACTGACGGCCGGCCCACGCAGGGTGGCTTCGCCTCCACCATGGTCGTCGACCAGAA GTTTGTGGTGAAGATCCCGGCGGGTCTGGCGCCGGAGCAAGCGGCGCCGCTGCTGTGCGCGGGCGTGACGGTGTACAGCCCGCTGAAGGCCTTTGGGCTGACGACCCCGGGCCTCCGTGGCGGCATCCTGGGCCTGGGCGGCGTGGGCCACATGGGCGTGAAGGTGGCCAAGGCCATGGGCCACCACGTGACGGTGATCAGCTCGTCGTCCAAGAAGCGCGCGGAGGCGATGGACCACCTGGGCGCGGACGCGTACCTGGTGAGCTCggacgcggcggccatggcggcagccGCCGACTCGCTGGACTACATCATCGACACGGTGCCCGTGCACCACCCGCTGGAACCCTACCTGGCGCTGCTGAAGCTGGACGGCAAGCACGTGCTGCTGGGCGTCATCGCCGAGCCCCTCAGCTTCGTGTCGCCCATGGTGATGCTGGGGCGGAAGGCCATCACGGGGAGCTTCATCGGCAGCATCGACGAGACCGCCGAGGTGCTCCAGTTCTGCGTCGACAAGGGGCTCACCTCCCAGATCGAGGTGGTCAAGATGGGGTACGTGAACGAGGCGCTGGAGCGGCTGGAGCGCAACGACGTCCGCTACCGCTTCGTCGTCGACGTCGCCGGCAGCAACGTCGAGGAGGCGGCGGCCAATGCGCCGAGCAACTGA